A single region of the Blastocatellia bacterium genome encodes:
- a CDS encoding peptidylprolyl isomerase has protein sequence MAARAEKGSVVRVHYTGRLRDGFIFDTSRGSEPLEFVIGSGMVIPGFERALLGMQAGEKKTVEIQPEEAYGPYIEEFVKEVPRADLHVDFPLEEGMTLELHTESGRVIPITVTRVTNDTVTLDANHPLAGQTLIFDIEVVSVS, from the coding sequence ATGGCAGCAAGAGCCGAAAAAGGAAGCGTCGTACGCGTCCATTACACCGGGCGCCTGAGAGACGGTTTCATCTTCGACACCTCACGGGGAAGCGAGCCGCTGGAGTTCGTCATCGGCAGCGGGATGGTCATCCCGGGCTTTGAGCGGGCGCTCCTCGGGATGCAGGCGGGCGAGAAAAAGACGGTCGAGATTCAGCCGGAAGAGGCCTACGGCCCCTATATCGAAGAATTCGTCAAAGAAGTTCCCCGCGCCGATCTGCATGTTGACTTCCCCCTGGAGGAGGGGATGACGCTGGAACTGCATACGGAATCGGGACGGGTGATTCCCATTACAGTGACCCGCGTCACTAACGACACGGTCACACTCGATGCCAATCACCCCCTGGCCGGTCAGACCCTCATCTTTGATATCGAGGTGGTTTCCGTAAGCTGA
- the purN gene encoding phosphoribosylglycinamide formyltransferase, with the protein MSEKTKLGILISGRGSNMLALIEAVEQGKVNAEVAVVISNTEKAAGLERAREHGVETLVISHQGLSREEHERRVVAELKKRGVGLVCLAGYMRVLSPYFLSQFPQRVLNIHPSLLPAFPGLEAQRQALEYGVKYTGCTVHFVDEDVDHGPIIAQAVVPVFDDDTVESLSARILSQEHRIYPEAVALVVSGKYKIEGRRVLATD; encoded by the coding sequence ATGAGCGAGAAAACGAAACTGGGTATTCTCATCTCCGGGCGCGGCTCCAACATGCTGGCCCTTATCGAGGCTGTGGAACAGGGCAAGGTGAATGCGGAAGTCGCCGTCGTCATTAGCAATACGGAGAAAGCCGCGGGACTGGAGAGGGCGCGAGAACACGGCGTGGAGACGCTCGTCATCAGCCATCAAGGTCTCAGCCGTGAGGAGCACGAACGCCGTGTCGTCGCCGAACTGAAAAAGCGGGGAGTCGGCCTGGTGTGTCTGGCGGGATATATGCGCGTGCTCAGCCCCTATTTCCTCAGCCAGTTCCCTCAACGGGTGCTGAACATCCATCCGTCACTGCTGCCCGCGTTCCCCGGCCTGGAGGCACAGCGGCAGGCTCTTGAATACGGCGTCAAATACACCGGCTGCACCGTCCACTTTGTTGACGAAGACGTGGATCATGGTCCGATCATCGCTCAAGCCGTCGTGCCGGTCTTCGACGACGATACCGTGGAGTCTCTCTCGGCCCGGATTCTCAGCCAGGAACACCGCATCTACCCGGAAGCCGTTGCTCTGGTCGTGAGCGGAAAATATAAGATCGAGGGACGACGGGTCCTGGCAACGGACTGA
- the purM gene encoding phosphoribosylformylglycinamidine cyclo-ligase, which translates to MTYSDAGVNIDRATLAKQEIKRLVRETFSENVLSDIGGFGALFRAEFSSWRDPVLVSSVDGVGTKLKIAVATGIHHTVGYDLVAHCVNDILVQGARPLFFLDYIAMGKLVPETVAEIVRGLVAGCRESGCALIGGETAEMPDVYAPREYDLAGFIVGIVERGRIIDGRQIRPGDRVLGLPSLGLHTNGYSLARKLLFDVAGWTVDTFVAELGCTVGQELLKPHRNYLPPLSPLLDKGWIKGLAHLTGGGFLENIPRILPDGCAVEIHLGSWPVLPIFALLERLGQLDLMEMYRTFNMGIGLVIIADPAQSDLILDSFRARGEACYRIGQVIEGDRTVRLTPP; encoded by the coding sequence CCGTGAAACCTTCAGCGAGAATGTCCTGTCGGACATTGGGGGATTTGGTGCGCTCTTTCGCGCGGAGTTTTCGTCCTGGCGTGATCCGGTTCTCGTCTCGAGCGTTGATGGAGTGGGAACCAAGCTGAAAATTGCCGTGGCTACGGGGATCCATCACACCGTGGGCTATGATCTTGTCGCACACTGCGTCAACGACATTCTCGTCCAGGGAGCGCGACCGCTCTTTTTCCTCGATTACATTGCGATGGGCAAGCTCGTTCCCGAAACCGTCGCTGAGATCGTCCGGGGGCTGGTGGCGGGCTGTCGGGAATCTGGCTGCGCGCTCATCGGAGGTGAAACGGCGGAGATGCCCGATGTCTATGCTCCGAGGGAGTACGATCTGGCGGGATTCATCGTCGGCATCGTCGAGCGAGGGCGGATCATTGACGGGCGACAGATCCGTCCCGGAGATCGTGTCCTGGGTTTGCCCTCACTGGGACTGCACACGAACGGCTACTCTCTGGCGCGAAAACTTCTCTTTGACGTGGCCGGGTGGACGGTGGACACATTCGTCGCAGAACTCGGGTGCACGGTCGGTCAGGAACTTTTGAAACCCCACCGAAATTATCTGCCGCCTTTATCGCCTCTGCTCGACAAGGGGTGGATCAAAGGGCTCGCCCATCTCACCGGAGGAGGCTTCCTGGAGAACATCCCCCGCATTCTCCCCGACGGATGCGCCGTCGAGATTCACTTGGGGAGCTGGCCCGTTTTGCCCATTTTCGCTCTTCTGGAGCGATTGGGCCAGCTTGATCTGATGGAGATGTACCGGACGTTTAATATGGGGATCGGTCTGGTGATCATCGCCGATCCCGCTCAGAGCGACCTCATTCTTGATTCATTCCGCGCTCGTGGAGAGGCGTGCTACCGTATTGGGCAGGTTATCGAGGGGGATCGAACAGTGCGCCTCACCCCTCCATGA